The Salicibibacter halophilus DNA window TTTTTTATAGTTAATTTTGGAATTGAGCGGTTTCTGTCGAGCCTGAAAGGGCGGTTGTTGACGAGGTTCCTCCTGAAATGGTCTGTGAAACTTCGTCGAAATATCCAGTACCGACTTCCCGTTGATGGCGGGTTGCGGTATATCCGTCTTTTTCCGCGGCAAACTCGGCCTGTTGCAATTCGGAATACGCCCCCATTCCTCTTTCTTTGTAGCCTCGAGCAAGTTGGAACATGCTGTGATTAAGGGCATGGAATCCAGCGAGGGTAACGAATTGAAATTTATATCCCATCTTGGCAATCTCTTGCTGGAACGTTTCAATCGTATCTTTATCGAGGTTTCCTTCCCAATTAAAGGATGGCGAGCAGTTATAGGCAAGCATTTTATCCGGATACTGCTCATGGATCGCGTCTGCAAACTTTTGCGCTTCTTCCAAGTTCGGCGTCGATGTTTCACACCAGATTAAATCAGCGTAAGGCGCATATGCCAACCCGCGTGCAATCGCCTGGTCGATACCAGCCCTCGTGCGGTAAAAGCCTTCATCCGTCCGTTCACCGGTAATAAATTCCGCATCGGCAGGATCGACATCGCTGGTGATCAAGTCAGCCGCGTCCGCGTCTGTACGTGCGAGTAAGACGGTCGGTACACCTGAAACATCTGCAGCCAAACGCGCGGATACAAGATTTCTTACGGCGTTTTGTGTTGGAAGCAACACTTTTCCGCCAAGGTGGCCGCATTTCTTTTCCGAGGCCAATTGGTCTTCAAGGTGCACCCCGGAAGCGCCGGCTTCAATCATCGCTTTCATTAATTCAAAAACGTTCAGCTGCCCGCCAAAACCTGCTTCGGCATCGGCAACGATCGGGGCGAAATAATCGATGTCCCCTTCGCCTTCCATGTGCTGAATTTGATCCGCACGCATTAATGCATTATTAATCCGTTTAACCACGTTCGGAACGGAGTTCGCCGGATACAAGCTTTGATCCGGATACATTTCACCGGCAACGTTCGCATCTGCGGCCACTTGCCATCCACTTAAGTAGATCGCATTCAACCCGGCTTTCACTTGTTGCACGGCCTGATTCCCGGTAAGAGCGCCTAGAGAGTTTACATAATCTTCATTTTTCAAGCTATCCCACAGCTTTTCCGCCCCTTTGCGAGCAAGCGTATGTTCAATTTGCAAAGAACCGCGCAACCGTACAACATCTTCGGCCGAATACGGGCGCTTTATCCCTTGCCAACGTTCTTCTGTTTCCCACTGTCTGTTTAATTCGTCTACCTGCTGTTGGAATGATTGTTGTGCCATAACCCATTCTCCTCTCTGATAAAACGCGCGAAGCCTAATTTCAAGGCTTTTCAACGCTGTTTTAATACAGTTAATATCTTATGTTTTTAATATATAACAGAGTCACTAATTATGCAACCGTTTTTCGTAAATTTTTTTCTGTCATTATTTTTTCTTTATTTTCTTAAAAATTGAATGCTGCTGGTTGGCGCATTTTACAATAAAAAAAGCGAACCCCGGGTAATGGGATTCGCTTTTAATGCTCTTGCTTATTTCAATTCAGCTTTTGCTTTTTCAGCAAGGTCTGCAAATGCATCTTTATCGTTTACAGCCAGGTCGGCAAGCATTTTACGGTTAACGTTAATGTCCGCTTGCTTCAACCCGTGCATGAGACGGCTGTACGAAAGTCCGTTCAAACGAGCTGCCGCATTGATACGTGTGATCCATAGTTTACGAAAATCACGCTTGCGCTGACGACGGTCGCGATAAGCATATTGAAGTGATTTTCTTACTTGTTGCTGGGCAGTGCGAAATAAACGATGTTTCGATCCATAATATCCTTTTGCAAGTTTTAATACCTTTTTGCGACGACTACGGGCGACTGTTCCGCCTTTAACTCTAGGCATCGTCGATCCCTCCTATTCACTCTCGATTGTATCTTTATTTTTTATAAGGGAGCATTGGCTCAACACGTTTTTGGTCACTCTTATCCATTACCGTGGCTTTTCGTAAATGCCGCTTTTGTTTTTGCGTCTGGTTACGGGACAAGTGACTCGTGAAAGCACGGTTGCGCTTCAGGTTGCCTTTGCCGGTACGTTTAAAGCGCTTGGCTGCTCCTCGGTGAGTTTTCATTTTTGGCATGGCGGTTTCCTCCTTGCTACGACTTTTTCTTATTGTCTTTGTCTGACATGGGGGCCAACATCAAAAACATGCTGCGCCCTTCCATCTTAGGCTTTGTTTCAACGGTTGCAACATCTTTCGTTTCGTCTGCAAGACGTTCCAAAATATCACGGCCAATGGATGAATGCGTAATGGCGCGACCGCGGAAACGAATGGCTGCTTTCACTTTGTCGCCTTTCGACAAAAATTTACGTGCATTGCGAAGCTTCGTATTGAAGTCATGCTCTTCAATGTTTGGACTCAAACGCACTTCCTTTACATTAACCACTTTTTGCTTTTTACGTGCTTCACGCTCTTTTTTCTGTTGCTCAAAGCGGTATTTCCCATAGTCCATGATGCGACAGACCGGTGGTTTTGCATTCGGTGCGACGAGAACAAGATCCAGTTCAGCTTGCTCGGCACGATCCAGCGCCTCTCGTTTCGATACTATCCCCACTTGGTCCCCATTCGCGTCGATGAGGCGAACCTCGCGGGCGCGAATCCCGTCATTAAGCTTCATATCCTTACGAATAAAGAGCCACCTCCATTAAATTTTTATTAGAAAACTTGGCTTTTCGCCAAGCTTTTATGGCGAAAGCCTTAAAAATAACCCATAGAAATGTGCCGACAATTGCATTGCAACATGCGCACAGCAAAGCTTTGCACACGTAAAAAGTGAGCGCCGTTTTACACACACGACACCCACTTATCCAATCCGATTCATTCGATTGCAGACCAGTCAACAACCCGAAGGCGTCGATCAGGTGAGAAGTGGGTACTTCTGCTTGTGTGCAACATGTTCAATTCTTTATTCAGTGTACAATCTGAAGGCTGGAATGTCAAGAGGGCGCATGTGGTGTGGGTAGTATGCCCCCGATGTGAGTCGGTACCTTGATTTTACGTTTTCTTCCTTTCAGAGATGTATTGGCTGGCCTCCAGAGGTACGTTGGACCTTCCATCGCACCTCTATTCAACGTTTTTCTCCTGTTCGGGGTGCGTTGGACATCCCATCGCACCCCTGTTTAACGTTTTTCACCCGTTCGGGGTGCGTTGGACATCCCATCGTACCTCTATTCAACGTTTTTCTCCTGTTCGGGGTGCGTTGGACCTTCCCGCACCTCTATTCAACATTTTTCTCCTGCTCGGGGTGCGTTGGACATCCCATCGCACCCCTGTTCAACGTTTTTCTCCTGTTCGGGGTGCGTTGGACATCCCATCGCACCTCTATTCAACGTTTTTCACCCGTTCGGGGTGCGTTGGACCTCCCATCGCACCCCTGTTTAACGTTTTTCTCCTGCTCGGGGTGCGTTGGACCTCCCATCGCACCCACGATCGAGTTTTTGCCGGTTCGAGGTCCACTTGGCCATGTTCATAGCGCCCTTATTTATATATTTTCCTTTCAAACACCCAACAGCGATTTCCCTTTTTGATAAATGGCTTTCCAATCTGTTTCCGGAATGAGCGATCCCCCTGTTGCCCATGCCACATGGGTTGCTTTCTTCATTCGCGATGATAAATCGTGATTTTCGATATAAAGAGGGTGTTTTGATAATTGCATTGGCCCTTGCAAGCCAGAAGCGGCAGAGGGTTCGACTTTTAAACCTTCTGAGCGCATCAATAGCGCTAACATTTTAAACAGCTCATCGTCTTCGACCGTATACACGCCACTGATGAGTTTTTCACTAATGGCGGTCGCAAAACTTGATGGCCTTCCGACAGCCAAACCATCCGCTTCCGTTATATTATCAATGCCAAAATCCTGGACACTTATCTTTTCATGTTTTTCCGTCAAAAGACCGATTAAGACGGATGGAGAATGGGTAGGTTCCACAAAAAAGCAATGAACGTTATCGCCGAAAATCTGCTTAAGACCGAAAGTCAGCCCTCCCGGAGATCCTCCTACACCACATGGAAGATAAAGAAACAGCGGGTGGTCCCTATCCACACGGATATCTTGTTCATCAAGTTGCGCCTTCAATTCGAAGGCCGCGATACTGTAGCCTAAAAACAAATCCCGCGAGTTTTCATCGTCGATAAAGTATCCGTTCGGATTCTCGCGGGACAACTTTCTTCCTTCATTAATCGCCTTACTGAAATCTGCGCTGTACTCATGAACGATGGCTCCGCTTTCTTTTAGCAAATCTTTTTTCCATTGTTTGGCATCCGCGGACATGTGGACCGAGACGTCGAAACCGATCGCGGCACTGACGATCCCGATGCTAAGGCCCAAATTACCGGTGGAACCTACATCAATGGCGTATTGATTGAAAAATTCCTTGAAAGCCGTAGTGGCAAATTTTTCATAGTTATCTTCCTTTGTGATCAACCCGTTATCAATCGCCAACGTTTCCGCGTGTCTGAGCACTTCAAAAATCCCACCACGCGCCTTTATGGATCCCGCGATCGGTAATTCATTATCACACTTTAAATACAAAGACCCTTCGATGTTTCCTTTATAATGATTTTCAAGTTGTGTTTGCACATTCGGGATGGGACGCAAGGGAGATTCAATGATCCCGTCGTTTTCTCGCGTTTCCGGGAACTCCCTTTCAATAAACGGCCGAAACCTTGCCCACATGTCTGCTGCTTCTTTCATATCAGCTTCACTTACCTTGAATCCGGACGAAGAAGCGTCCATCCACCTTTGTTTGAATGGATTTTCCCACCATACCGGCCTTAACGCTGTAATGTCTTCAAGAAGGGGAAATGCTTTTGCCCAACTTGCTATTGACTCACCCAACACCTGAGTATTCATGATCAATCCCTCCTTCGTGCAGATACTAAGCACGGCTTAGTCTTCTTTAGTAAAATCTTGATATCCCGTTTCACTCATCAGATCTTCAAGTCCATCCCTGTCAGCCATCTTGACTTCGATCAACCAGCCTTTGCCTTCCGGATTGTCATTGACTAATTCCGGCTCATCTTCCAATCGTTCATTTACGTTCACAACGGTGCCGGAGATCGGTACATAGATTTCCGATACGGTTTTTACTGATTCAATGGATCCGATACTTTCATTCGCGGTGACTTCGTCATCAACTTCAGGGATCTCCACGAAGACGATATCCCCAAGTTCTTGCTGCGCGTAATTTGAAATGCCGATGCGGACAATGTAATCATCTAGTGTTTCTACCCATTCATGGTCTTTGCTGTATAATTTACCCATAGATTTCTCCTTTATTAGCTATATCGTTTACGTCTTAATACGGGCAATTACCCTTTTCGATATGAAATTGGTACTTCTTGCGCGATATCAAGAGCGTCTTTCATCCGGACATCCTCTGTCCCCATCCCGAACAATCTATGGGAACTGGATGAGCCGACCATAACCGGAAGTTCCATGTTTACACTCCCCTCATACACGCGCTTCTTGTTGGAAAAGAGGAAAAGCTTTGCAGATGTCATTCGTCTTGTTTTTCGCCTTTTCAAGGACATCGGCACGACCATTGCTTCCCAGTACATCGGCAATGGTTTCACCGATATCGATCATTTCTTCTTTCCCCATCCCTCGAGTCGTCAACGCCGCCGTCCCAATTCTAATGCCGCTCGTCACAAACGGACTTTCCGGATCAAACGGGATCGTATTTTATTGACGGTAATCCCGGCTTTTTCAAGCAGTTGCTCTGCCTCTTTACCGGTTAGATTCCACGGACGGACATCGACGAGTAATAAATGATTGTCTGTTCCGCCTGAAACGAGGGCAGCACCGTTTTCTTTTAGCGTATCCCCAAGTGTGATCGCGTTTTCAACAACCTGGTTGGCGTACGTTTTGAATGAAGGCTGAAGCGATTCTTTAAAAGAAACGGCTTTTGCGGCAATCACATGCATCAACGGTCCACCTTGCAAGCCCGGGAAAACAGCCTTGTTAATCGCTTTGGCCATATCTTTGTCATTCGTTAAAACAAACCCGCCGCGAGGGCCTCTTAACGTTTTATGTGTCGTACTGGTTACGACATCCGCATGCGGCATTGGTGACGGATGAACCCTCGCTGCAATAAGTCCGGCAATATGTGCCATATCGACCATGAGTTTTGCATCAACCTTATCGGCGATTTCCCTGAATTTTGCAAAGTCAATGATTCTTGGATAAGCACTCGCGCCGGCAATGATGAGTTTTGGCTGTTCTTTTTTTGCCTGCGCTTCCAATTGATCATAATCAATTAAATGATCGTCTTCCCTGACACCATAAGAGACAACGTCAAACCACTTGCCGGAAATACTGACAGGACTGCCGTGGGTCAAATGTCCTCCGTGGGATAAATTCATCCCCATCACCTTGTCCCCGGGGGTTAACTGCGAGTAATAGACGGCCAAGTTGGCAGACGCCCCGGAATGCGGCTGTACATTCGCATATTCTGCGCCATAAAGCTCTTTCAAACGTTCGATGGCCGCGTTCTCTGCCACATCCACAAATTCACATCCGCCATAATACCTTCTCCCTGCGTAACCTTCCGCATATTTATTTGTCATGACCGACCCCATAGCTTCCAAAACATCTTCACTCACAAAATTTTCTGACGCTATTAACTCGAGCGTTTCATGCTGCCTGCCCCGTTCGTCTTCTATAGCCGAAAAAATAGTCGCGTCGTTTTCCTTTAAACTCATCGAAACCCCTCCTAAAAACTGCATGATTCTTTGGACATAAAAAAGGACAGAGAAAAGGTATCTACACCTTTTCTCTGTCCTTGTACCTGAGAGTTCAACTCCGTCGTACGGAATTTACCCCTTTGGTGGCTTAAGCGCTCTCCAGAGATGCGTCCCATTGCAGTCATTTTACCTGAGAGATTCATTCACAAGGTTTTTATGTGAATGTTGCCCCTTCGGTGCCGACATTTGAGCCAGTCTCTCCCGCAATGTTCATTCGCATATATTCATGTTCGTTGACATTAGTGTAGCAAAAAAGGTGTTGGAAGGCAATGGTTATTTTCGGGAAGCGCAAGGGGTAATAAAATCAAGGTACAATAATTAAAACAGAGAAAAAGGCCAGATAATATCGCTGTTGCAATCACGTAGCTACACGATCAAAAGTTTTTTTTAGCGTAACCAGTTCATTAAAGGTATAAATATGAAACCCGGCGATCCCGTAGTCCGACTCATTTAAGTGCGGGGTGTAGGCATTCATTAAGCCGGAGGCGTCGTATCCGTGCAACAGTTTTCCCGATAACTTTAGGTTTTTCCTGAGGAAACGAAGCGAGTCGGTCACACCAATATTAGCCGCGATGCGAAGAAGTTTATCCGGTTTCACCGGTCCGGGGATGCCCAAGTAGACAGGCAGTTGCAAGCCGGCTTCCCGCTGTTGTCGTAACCAGGCTAGGACCTGGTCGGAATCGAAACACATTTGACTCACGGCGTAGTGCACGAAAGGCGCTTTTACCAAAAGGTCCTCGGCGAGGATGTCATTATTGATGTTAGGATGCCCTTCGGGATACGCTGGAATGCCGATGCGGCGCAACCCGTGATCACGCGTGGCTAAGGAGCGCAATAGCTCGAAGCCATAGCGGTACGGGCCTAGGGGTTGCTTCTGGTCACTTCCGATGACGAAAATCTCTTCCAAACCGTTTATCCGAAGCTTATCAAGTATTCCTTCAAGGTGCTTTTCACTCCGGACCATCCTCGCTCCAATATGGGGAACCACCCCAGCGAACCGAGGTGCCAACGCGATTGCCGTGTCAATCGTAGCATCGACGCCTTTCTTTGGCGAGCAGGTGACCGTAAGTGTGGCGTGGGGCGGGAGCGCCGCCGTTGCCCGCTCAACGATACGGTTCGCGGGTATGAGCTCGAAGCGAGGTTCGTTCATTCGTCCGATCCGTTCAGCTGACGATTGTCGATCCATCATTTCCATAATTGCCATCCCCTCTTTCATTTGGAGGATAGAGATTGGAAGGTAGAGGTTGGATCTTGGGCACATCGGCTGGACGATGTCTCCGAATCCAACTTCCAACCTCTAAACGCTAACCTCCAGAAATATCACATCTAAAGCTTCCGGCCGGTCTGGGTCAAACCCGTGCCCGGGAATTCGGGTGGCTTGAACGGAGTCTCTGTAACCTCTGCCGGGACGCGCCCGCCTGCATACGGCTCGGGCAGTTGCACTTCAAGCTGCGTTCCGATAGCACTTAAAGACTCGGGCAACATCGCGTAACCGATATTACACCCTTGGGTCGGCGAATAAAATGCGGAGGTGACGTAGCCAACCGGTTTGGCCTCATTTTCCGCGTAGACGATGTAAAAATCGGCAGGGTACCAATCGATTTGCTTACCGCCCAACTTCAGGCCTGCCAGTTTGCTGGTAACCCCTTCGCTCTTGATGCGAGCCAGGGCTTCCTTGCCAACGAATCGGGATTTATTCAGGTCCACTTGCCAACCCAATCCTACCTGGTATGGATTGGTCTCCGGGTCCATGTCCTGTCCGTGGGAGAGGATCCCCGCCTCGATTCGACGGATGTGGCCCGGGGCGATCACTTTTATATTGTGAGCCTTGCCGACATCGAGGAGATGGTACCAGAGCCGTTCGGCATTGACGCTGGCGTCATAAAGGTAGATCTCATAACCGGCTTCACCCGAGAAGCCCGTGCGGGACACGATGACGGGACAACCGTTCACTTCACCCTCGAGCAGTCCGTAATAGGGGACCTCGTGGATCTGCTCACCAAACAAATCGGCCATGAGAGCCGTTGCCTTTGGGCCTTGAATTTGCACGGGGGCAACATCGATTTCTCGCACCGTACAATCAAAGGCACTCTTTAAATTGAGCGCTTGCAACCACAAGGCAATGTCAGTGTCGGAGAGAGAGAACCAAAATTCATCTTCGGCCGGACGAAGGAGGACCGGATCATTTAAGATTCCGCCTTCTTCGTTACACAAAATAACATAGCGAGCTTTTCCCACCTTGAGTTTGTCGACCGAACGCGTAATGGCCAAATCTACCAGCTTGGCAGCGTCGGGACCTTTCACCTGAATCTGCCGCTCTACCGCGACATTCCAAAGCGTGACGTCTTCAGTGAGATATTTATATTCTTGGAGGAGCCCGCCCTCCTCCAACGGCACGTAGGCACGTGGATGGTACATGTGGTTATAAATCTCATAGCACCAACAGCCGGCTTCCTGGGAAAGGTGCCAGAAAGGCGACTTGCGAACCCTTTGCGAGATCAGCATGCGCGAACCGTTATCCCCGCTTTGCCGCAGGTTAACCGGAACGTGCCTTTGCACATCCAGCACCTCAAGATCGTTAGACGTTTTGAGCTCTGCTGTTGGTTTAACCTCAAATGTCATATAAACTCCCTCCTTAATTAATGAATATTCAGATAAAATAAACTGATAAAACGCTACGAGAAATACTCACTTACTCCCCACTCATGATCACCCCCTAAACCGCTTACAATTTCGCACCATGGATTCCGCAACGTCATCAACATTTTATTTCCGTATTTCTGTAATCATGATTATTTTATATTCTTGATTATATAATAATCGGCGTATAAAGAGTTGTAAACCATATTTTGAAATTTTTACCTATAAAAATTTTTCGATAAATTTTGCGTTAACTACGATCCGTCTCTTTATCATCGCGAAAATCTGCTTCTGTAAATAAAAAACCGTATAAAGGCTCCCTCACACATTGCAAGGGAGCCTCAAACCATTTTCCATTGATTATATTGTACTTCCTACACGCACCCCTTCCGAGATCGCATCATTTAACCGGCGGGGGGAAACGGCATCACCAATAAGCTGCACTTCAAGCTCCGGAGCAGCTGCTTTTATCTGATTAAACAAACGATTATCCCCTTCTTCATAACCGATCAATACGATGATCTCATCCTTTTCAACATTCCTCTTTGTTTCCGACCACATGTCCTCTAATACATGATGGCCTTCCTTCGTTTTGACCAAATTTTTATTTGAAGACAGCGCCACATTTTTTTCTGCTAATAACCGGTATAGCTCAGGCTTTTGCATTTCATCCAAATCTTCCGCAACCGACCACAATGGGGTGGCGATTTCCACTTGGGAAGCACCTTTTTCTGCAGCAAAATGAGCCACACTGCCACCCCTGAATTTCCCTTCCCGGTCATAGACTAACACTTTACGCTCGGCATTGATCGAAATCTTGCCATCAAGAAGCTCGACATCCGTTACATAATGGTCATTTCTAGGATTAGAGCCCGTGGCAAGCACAACTTCATCAGGATTTAAAAGTAAGACACTATCCGTCGTTCCTTTTGTATCAAGGTGAACATTTACGCCGAACCGGTCTAATTCTCGCTCCAGCCATTTAATGTGCCTCCCGTAATGAGGGCGTTCGGAAGCCATAGAAGCAAAATAAACTTTGCCTCCCAGTTTATCTGCGCTTTCCAACAGATGAACCTCATGTCCGCGAATTGCTGATACGCGTGCGGCTTCCATCCCTGCCGGCCCACCACCCACAACAACAATTTTGCGTCTATGCTGTGCAGGTTTGAAATTATCCAAGGCATCGTTGCCCATGGCAGGGTTCACCGTGCAAATCACCGGCATGCCGGTGTATAATCTGCCTATGCACCCTTCCGTACAAGCAATACACGGTCTTATTTTTGAAAATTCCCCTGTCTTTGCTTGCTGTGGCATATCCGGATCCGCGATAATGGCCCTTGTCATGCCCACAAGATCACAATCCTTATCTGTCAAAGCCTGTTCCGCCTGTCCAGGGTCAAGATTCCGCCCGGCCGCTAAAACAGGGACAGAAAGTTGCGCTTTCATTTTTCGTGCCGCATGATTAAACGTCCCTCTTGCAAATGTATCTCCGGGAACCACTGCTGCCTGGGCGCGATAGGTCGCCCCGGTACCACCGCTAATGTTAAACATATCAATGTATCCTGTTTCATCAAGTTTTGTGGCAATTTCGAGCATATCGTCCTGATCAAGATCAAGCGCATCGGTTTTTGGGTCACCGGTCATTCTAAAGCAGATAATGAATTCCCTTGATACAGCCTCTCTAACCGCTTGAAGCACCTCCATTGAAAAGCGCATACGGCCGGTAAAGTCTCCCCCATATTTATCCGTCCGATGGTTAAGGGCGGGGCTCCAAAACTGTTCAATTAAGTGTCCGCTAAAGGACGTGATTTCAATCCCATCCCAACCACAACGCTCTAAACGCTTAGCAGCGTCAGCAAAGGATTGGACGATTGGAGGTATTTCTTCAATACGCAAAACGTGAGGAGTCTCACGATGCACATCTTCCGGAATGGCAGAAGGTGCTTGTATTGGGCGGCTACTGACCGACGAATCCGCACGCCTTCCCATATGGGTGGCCTGAGACATGATTAAAGCACCGTGTGCATGAACACGGTCGGCAAGCTCCTTCAATAAAGGTTCATTCCGCTCATCCCATAAACTTATCGAGCCGTAGGAAGCCGATGATTCCTCATAGACACTAGCCGAACCAAACGTCATTACGATTCCGGCACCACCTGCAGCTTTTCTTTCTTCATAACCAACATGGCGCTCATTGATGAGGCCCGTGCCATTATCCCACGCGACAGCATGTGCAGTTGATACAATTCGATTTTTAGCTTCTTTGTTCCCTATTTTTAACGGACTAAATAAGGTTTGCAAATCAGCTTGCACCATTGGATGATCACTCACTGGTATCCCCCTCCCTAATCTCCCGTGACAAAAACCACCGTCAACAACAGAAGAAAAGCCTCCTTTTTTAAAATCATAATTTTCTGTTTTTTATTCGAGCAATTACCTTTTCCAGCATAGCTGCAAGTGCTCGAATACCCTCTTCTTAACCCGCCATTTAATGTAATCATGATTATAACATATTTGTGATTATATAATAATCACTATATAAAGAATTGTAAACCGATTTTGAAATTTTTTCTTCTAAAGATTTCCGACACCATTAGAGCCATTATTGCCGCACGAGGGCCAAATGTGCTAGATTGATAAAGAGATTAGTCGGGTTTCACAATCTCCTGTCAGAAATGAGGTGGAAGCTTGGATAAAAAGGCAATTCAAACCGTCCGGATGATGAGATATTTTATAGATGCCACCGTCCAAATCATTGAAGAGGAAGGATTTGATAACGTCACCATCCGAAAAGTATCTGATTTGGCCGGTTATAACAGTGCAACCATTTATAATTACTTCAGTGAACTTTCTCACCTGATATTCTATGCCTCATTACAGTTTTTAAAAAAATACACATCAGCACTCCCCGCCTATATGTCGAAAGGAAACAACCCCCTGGAAAGATTCTTGCTTATGTGGGAATGCTTTTGCAAATATTCCTTTGCTGAACCGCATATTTATCATGCCATTTTCTCCTCAAATGTTGGAGGGGGATCAAAAGAATTGATGGATGAGTATTACGATCAGTTCCCGGATGATCTCGACGACCTGCCCACGGAACTAAAGCCGATGTTCATGGAGTTTGATATGGCAAACAGAGAACGCATCGCAATTGGGGAATGTGTTGAAGCGGGATACATTAAGAAAGAAAACGCAGAACACCTCCAGGAGATGATTAAACTGACCTGGCAAGGCATGTTGACCCTCGTTTTAAACCGGAGATATGACTATTCCGCGGAAAAAGCAACAGAAATTACGATGACATACATTAAAGAAATCGTAGAAAATGCCAATTCGTTTTCCTTTGAATTTACTTTGGATTCCCAGGATCGTTGATTTGGCTGCTTGACAAGAGGCTCCCGCAC harbors:
- a CDS encoding oxidoreductase, which gives rise to MSDHPMVQADLQTLFSPLKIGNKEAKNRIVSTAHAVAWDNGTGLINERHVGYEERKAAGGAGIVMTFGSASVYEESSASYGSISLWDERNEPLLKELADRVHAHGALIMSQATHMGRRADSSVSSRPIQAPSAIPEDVHRETPHVLRIEEIPPIVQSFADAAKRLERCGWDGIEITSFSGHLIEQFWSPALNHRTDKYGGDFTGRMRFSMEVLQAVREAVSREFIICFRMTGDPKTDALDLDQDDMLEIATKLDETGYIDMFNISGGTGATYRAQAAVVPGDTFARGTFNHAARKMKAQLSVPVLAAGRNLDPGQAEQALTDKDCDLVGMTRAIIADPDMPQQAKTGEFSKIRPCIACTEGCIGRLYTGMPVICTVNPAMGNDALDNFKPAQHRRKIVVVGGGPAGMEAARVSAIRGHEVHLLESADKLGGKVYFASMASERPHYGRHIKWLERELDRFGVNVHLDTKGTTDSVLLLNPDEVVLATGSNPRNDHYVTDVELLDGKISINAERKVLVYDREGKFRGGSVAHFAAEKGASQVEIATPLWSVAEDLDEMQKPELYRLLAEKNVALSSNKNLVKTKEGHHVLEDMWSETKRNVEKDEIIVLIGYEEGDNRLFNQIKAAAPELEVQLIGDAVSPRRLNDAISEGVRVGSTI
- a CDS encoding TetR/AcrR family transcriptional regulator → MDKKAIQTVRMMRYFIDATVQIIEEEGFDNVTIRKVSDLAGYNSATIYNYFSELSHLIFYASLQFLKKYTSALPAYMSKGNNPLERFLLMWECFCKYSFAEPHIYHAIFSSNVGGGSKELMDEYYDQFPDDLDDLPTELKPMFMEFDMANRERIAIGECVEAGYIKKENAEHLQEMIKLTWQGMLTLVLNRRYDYSAEKATEITMTYIKEIVENANSFSFEFTLDSQDR